A stretch of the Nerophis ophidion isolate RoL-2023_Sa linkage group LG27, RoL_Noph_v1.0, whole genome shotgun sequence genome encodes the following:
- the f7l gene encoding coagulation factor VII, whose translation MATTSGHTKPLFFLGLLMSSIPACKGMFLERPEASVFLHRTRRANFLFEELKQGNLQRECLEEKCSYEEAKEIFALPQQLEVFWRTYTAVDHCLSSPCKNGGTCTRQMNTFVCKCPPGFHGSTCAKVRVTSVGCRYRNGGCEHFCRDLPDRTRTCFCAPGYSLGEDNSTCTPQDAVSCGRPITHFGPRVVNGQICPKGQCPWQALLTDNHAYACGAIVLSTQWILTAAHCVWRKPTSVFHVIVGEHDLEVDEKTEQKRRVSKLLIHRGYNQSSYDSDLAMLKLHRPIKLGRYVVPICLAAKNSSFSRMLAAVRHNTVSGWGRLTENGSTARLLQRLALPRVPLQECRLHTGLNITRNMMCAGLQNGGQDACKGDSGGPLVTRYKKTWFLTGVVSWGKGCAGKNRYGVYTRVSNFLDWIQHTMSRG comes from the exons ATGGCGACCACAAGCGGACACACAAAACCTCTCTTCTTCCTCGGACTTCTCATGTCTTCGATCCCAGCATGCAAAG GCATGTTCCTGGAGAGACCTGAAGCAAGCGTTTTCCTTCATCGTACCCGTCGGGCCAATTTTCTTTTCGAGGAGCTCAAACAAGGAAACCTGCAGCGtgaatgtttggaggagaaatgcTCCTACGAGGAGGCCAAGGAGATCTTCGCTTTGCCGCAGCAGCTG GAGGTTTTCTGGAGGACGTACACAG CTGTGGATCACTGCCTGTCATCTCCCTGTAAGAATGGCGGTACCTGCACTCGCCAGATGAACACCTTTGTGTGCAAATGTCCGCCTGGATTCCATGGATCCACCTGTGCCAAAG TGCGCGTGACATCTGTGGGATGTCGCTACAGAAATGGAGGATGTGAACATTTCTGCAGAGACCTTCCTGACCGCACACGCACTTGCTTTTGCGCTCCAGGGTACAGTTTGGGTGAGGACAACAGCACGTGTACCCCCCAAG ATGCAGTCTCCTGCGGAAGACCAATCACCCATTTTGGCCCGAGGGTGGTCAATGGTCAGATCTGTCCCAAAGGACAATGTCCCTGGCAG GCTCTCCTGACTGACAACCACGCCTATGCCTGTGGTGCCATTGTCCTGTCGACTCAGTGGATTCTCACTGCAGCTCACTGCGTCTGGAGAAAACCAACCAGCGTCTTCCATGTCATCGTGG GCGAACATGACCTGGAGGTCGACGAGAAGACCGAGCAAAAGCGACGAGTATCCAAATTACTGATCCACCGTGGCTACAACCAGTCCAGCTATGATAGCGACCTGGCGATGCTGAAGCTTCATCGTCCCATCAAACTGGGACGCTACGTGGTTCCTATTTGTCTGGCCGCCAAGAACAGCTCTTTCAGCCGCATGCTGGCAGCTGTGAGACACAACACCGTGTCAGGGTGGGGTCGCCTGACCGAGAACGGCTCCACTGCCAGATTGCTGCAGCGCTTGGCACTACCACGTGTGCCACTACAGGAGTGCCGCCTGCACACCGGACTCAACATCACCCGGAACATGATGTGTGCCGGGCTGCAGAATGGCGGCCAGGATGCATGCAAGGGCGATAGCGGTGGGCCGCTAGTGACGCGCTACAAGAAAACCTGGTTTCTGACTGGTGTGGTGAGTTGGGGTAAGGGCTGCGCCGGGAAGAACCGCTACGGCGTTTACACCAGAGTCAGCAACTTCCTGGACTGGATACAACACACCATGTCCAGGGGGTGA
- the LOC133544123 gene encoding uncharacterized protein LOC133544123 isoform X1 yields MWLFCVVLLCVIEKPRHYSVFGNNFRCVCVTSGGQLCNCDVMKGEGSLTSRISYNAMTPVWRSVREAFWAMCAADAMSMPVHWYYDIHDIKRDFGGWISGFNAPRSKHPSSILSLSSTSGSGRTSWLSTANQEEVVGNVILHDKLPFWKSSGGSHHYHQGMKAGDNTLNVLCALRAAQTLASAAYADISLPDARAAVLVDYIQFLTTPGMHSDTYAESFHRSFFSDWQDSRPTSSRDVLVFAERRSKQKLSASFHDSQLDAIGCFPMTLPFILLSASSSEEEAVSAAIEFVKLSHPHPAVPEYVSIYSRALHAVLGGASVCQQAEGALRTLGVWDTCKKYSQQAARFPEWSEQRLRVHQSAVSHLGLACYTKGALSSMFYLAHQFHDNPTAGILTNTNCGGENCNRGSALGALLGAGGSYTNATIPQDWKDKLTDAQVYIPNILKYLQP; encoded by the exons ATGTGGTTATTTTGTGTCGTCTTATTGTGTGTCATTGAAAAGCCTCGCCATTATTCGGTCTTCGGCAACAACTTCCGGTGTGTTTGTGTAACATCTGGTGGACAATTGTGCAACTGTGACGTCATGAAAGGTGAGGGCTCGCTTACTTCGAGAATCAGTTACAACGCT ATGACTCCTGTGTGGCGGTCCGTGAGGGAAGCCTTCTGGGCGATGTGTGCCGCCGACGCCATGTCCATGCCTGTCCACTGGTACTACGACATCCATGACATCAAGCGAGACTTTGGTGGTTGGATATCCGGCTTCAATGCGCCCAGAAGCAAACACCCGAGCAGCATCCTCAGCCTTTCCAGCACCT CTGGTAGCGGCCGCACTTCGTGGTTGTCGACTGCCAATCAAGAGGAGGTGGTCGGTAACGTCATTCTTCATGACAAATTGCCATTTTGGAAATCCTCCGGTGGATCCCATCATTATCATCAAG GAATGAAGGCAGGTGACAACACGCTCAATGTCCTGTGTGCCCTCCGAGCCGCTCAAACGCTCGCCAGCGCCGCTTATGCGGACATCTCTCTTCCTGATGCCCGGGCTGCCGTGCTGGTGGATTACATTCAGTTCTTGACCACACCTGGCATGCACAGCGACACATATGCCGAGTCTTTCCACCGATCATTCTTTTCGGACTGGCAGGACAGCAGGCCCACATCAAGCCGGGAT GTTCTGGTGTTTGCGGAGAGACGTTCAAAGCAGAAGCTGAGCGCCTCCTTCCATGACAGCCAGCTGGATGCTATCGGTTGTTTTCCCATGACTCTTCCCTTCATTCTTCTCTCGGCCTCAAGCAGTGAGGAGGAAGCT GTGTCTGCTGCAATTGAGTTTGTGAAGCTGTCCCACCCCCACCCCGCTGTGCCTGAGTATGTGTCCATCTACAGCCGGGCACTGCACGCCGTGCTGGGTGGTGCCAGCGTCTGCCAGCAGGCTGAAGGCGCCCTCAGGACGCTAGGAGTGTGGGACACCTGCAAGAAGTACAGTCAACAGGCTGCCAG GTTTCCTGAGTGGTCCGAACAACGCCTGCGGGTTCATCAGAGTGCTGTCAGTCACCTCGGCCTCGCTTGCTACACCAAAG GAGCACTTTCCAGCATGTTCTACCTCGCCCACCAGTTTCACGACAACCCCACCGCAGGAATCCTCACCAACACCAATTGTGGAG GGGAAAACTGTAACCGTGGGTCAGCATTGGGCGCCCTGCTAGGGGCGGGGGGATCCTATACCAACGCAACTATACCTCAGGACTGGAAGGACAAGTTGACGGACGCCCAGGTCTATATTCCCAACATACTGAAGTATCTGCAGCCCTGA
- the LOC133544123 gene encoding uncharacterized protein LOC133544123 isoform X2, with protein sequence MTPVWRSVREAFWAMCAADAMSMPVHWYYDIHDIKRDFGGWISGFNAPRSKHPSSILSLSSTSGSGRTSWLSTANQEEVVGNVILHDKLPFWKSSGGSHHYHQGMKAGDNTLNVLCALRAAQTLASAAYADISLPDARAAVLVDYIQFLTTPGMHSDTYAESFHRSFFSDWQDSRPTSSRDVLVFAERRSKQKLSASFHDSQLDAIGCFPMTLPFILLSASSSEEEAVSAAIEFVKLSHPHPAVPEYVSIYSRALHAVLGGASVCQQAEGALRTLGVWDTCKKYSQQAARFPEWSEQRLRVHQSAVSHLGLACYTKGALSSMFYLAHQFHDNPTAGILTNTNCGGENCNRGSALGALLGAGGSYTNATIPQDWKDKLTDAQVYIPNILKYLQP encoded by the exons ATGACTCCTGTGTGGCGGTCCGTGAGGGAAGCCTTCTGGGCGATGTGTGCCGCCGACGCCATGTCCATGCCTGTCCACTGGTACTACGACATCCATGACATCAAGCGAGACTTTGGTGGTTGGATATCCGGCTTCAATGCGCCCAGAAGCAAACACCCGAGCAGCATCCTCAGCCTTTCCAGCACCT CTGGTAGCGGCCGCACTTCGTGGTTGTCGACTGCCAATCAAGAGGAGGTGGTCGGTAACGTCATTCTTCATGACAAATTGCCATTTTGGAAATCCTCCGGTGGATCCCATCATTATCATCAAG GAATGAAGGCAGGTGACAACACGCTCAATGTCCTGTGTGCCCTCCGAGCCGCTCAAACGCTCGCCAGCGCCGCTTATGCGGACATCTCTCTTCCTGATGCCCGGGCTGCCGTGCTGGTGGATTACATTCAGTTCTTGACCACACCTGGCATGCACAGCGACACATATGCCGAGTCTTTCCACCGATCATTCTTTTCGGACTGGCAGGACAGCAGGCCCACATCAAGCCGGGAT GTTCTGGTGTTTGCGGAGAGACGTTCAAAGCAGAAGCTGAGCGCCTCCTTCCATGACAGCCAGCTGGATGCTATCGGTTGTTTTCCCATGACTCTTCCCTTCATTCTTCTCTCGGCCTCAAGCAGTGAGGAGGAAGCT GTGTCTGCTGCAATTGAGTTTGTGAAGCTGTCCCACCCCCACCCCGCTGTGCCTGAGTATGTGTCCATCTACAGCCGGGCACTGCACGCCGTGCTGGGTGGTGCCAGCGTCTGCCAGCAGGCTGAAGGCGCCCTCAGGACGCTAGGAGTGTGGGACACCTGCAAGAAGTACAGTCAACAGGCTGCCAG GTTTCCTGAGTGGTCCGAACAACGCCTGCGGGTTCATCAGAGTGCTGTCAGTCACCTCGGCCTCGCTTGCTACACCAAAG GAGCACTTTCCAGCATGTTCTACCTCGCCCACCAGTTTCACGACAACCCCACCGCAGGAATCCTCACCAACACCAATTGTGGAG GGGAAAACTGTAACCGTGGGTCAGCATTGGGCGCCCTGCTAGGGGCGGGGGGATCCTATACCAACGCAACTATACCTCAGGACTGGAAGGACAAGTTGACGGACGCCCAGGTCTATATTCCCAACATACTGAAGTATCTGCAGCCCTGA
- the LOC133544123 gene encoding uncharacterized protein LOC133544123 isoform X3, whose product MKGEGSLTSRISYNAMTPVWRSVREAFWAMCAADAMSMPVHWYYDIHDIKRDFGGWISGFNAPRSKHPSSILSLSSTSGSGRTSWLSTANQEEVVGNVILHDKLPFWKSSGGSHHYHQGMKAGDNTLNVLCALRAAQTLASAAYADISLPDARAAVLVDYIQFLTTPGMHSDTYAESFHRSFFSDWQDSRPTSSRDVLVFAERRSKQKLSASFHDSQLDAIGCFPMTLPFILLSASSSEEEAVSAAIEFVKLSHPHPAVPEYVSIYSRALHAVLGGASVCQQAEGALRTLGVWDTCKKYSQQAARFPEWSEQRLRVHQSAVSHLGLACYTKGALSSMFYLAHQFHDNPTAGILTNTNCGGENCNRGSALGALLGAGGSYTNATIPQDWKDKLTDAQVYIPNILKYLQP is encoded by the exons ATGAAAGGTGAGGGCTCGCTTACTTCGAGAATCAGTTACAACGCT ATGACTCCTGTGTGGCGGTCCGTGAGGGAAGCCTTCTGGGCGATGTGTGCCGCCGACGCCATGTCCATGCCTGTCCACTGGTACTACGACATCCATGACATCAAGCGAGACTTTGGTGGTTGGATATCCGGCTTCAATGCGCCCAGAAGCAAACACCCGAGCAGCATCCTCAGCCTTTCCAGCACCT CTGGTAGCGGCCGCACTTCGTGGTTGTCGACTGCCAATCAAGAGGAGGTGGTCGGTAACGTCATTCTTCATGACAAATTGCCATTTTGGAAATCCTCCGGTGGATCCCATCATTATCATCAAG GAATGAAGGCAGGTGACAACACGCTCAATGTCCTGTGTGCCCTCCGAGCCGCTCAAACGCTCGCCAGCGCCGCTTATGCGGACATCTCTCTTCCTGATGCCCGGGCTGCCGTGCTGGTGGATTACATTCAGTTCTTGACCACACCTGGCATGCACAGCGACACATATGCCGAGTCTTTCCACCGATCATTCTTTTCGGACTGGCAGGACAGCAGGCCCACATCAAGCCGGGAT GTTCTGGTGTTTGCGGAGAGACGTTCAAAGCAGAAGCTGAGCGCCTCCTTCCATGACAGCCAGCTGGATGCTATCGGTTGTTTTCCCATGACTCTTCCCTTCATTCTTCTCTCGGCCTCAAGCAGTGAGGAGGAAGCT GTGTCTGCTGCAATTGAGTTTGTGAAGCTGTCCCACCCCCACCCCGCTGTGCCTGAGTATGTGTCCATCTACAGCCGGGCACTGCACGCCGTGCTGGGTGGTGCCAGCGTCTGCCAGCAGGCTGAAGGCGCCCTCAGGACGCTAGGAGTGTGGGACACCTGCAAGAAGTACAGTCAACAGGCTGCCAG GTTTCCTGAGTGGTCCGAACAACGCCTGCGGGTTCATCAGAGTGCTGTCAGTCACCTCGGCCTCGCTTGCTACACCAAAG GAGCACTTTCCAGCATGTTCTACCTCGCCCACCAGTTTCACGACAACCCCACCGCAGGAATCCTCACCAACACCAATTGTGGAG GGGAAAACTGTAACCGTGGGTCAGCATTGGGCGCCCTGCTAGGGGCGGGGGGATCCTATACCAACGCAACTATACCTCAGGACTGGAAGGACAAGTTGACGGACGCCCAGGTCTATATTCCCAACATACTGAAGTATCTGCAGCCCTGA